The following coding sequences are from one Lolium rigidum isolate FL_2022 chromosome 6, APGP_CSIRO_Lrig_0.1, whole genome shotgun sequence window:
- the LOC124661789 gene encoding aspartic proteinase oryzasin-1-like: MRTGRVALQHLLILSAVLILGTPSEGLVRIPLKKLPLVHENSLVAGEDAQSLFAQRHGLVFNKEPQPQPQPKSDIVILKNYLNAQYYGEVGIGTPSQNFTVIFDTGSSNLWVPSSKCYFSIACYLHRSYRARRSSTYKKKGKWVSIHYGTGAIAGYISQDSVQVGGVVVKNQDFIEAALEPSISFMLGKFDGILGLGFKEISAGGAEPVWYNMVSQGLVGSPVFSFWFNRHAGEGKGGEIVFGGVDPNHHKGRHTYVPVTKKGYWQFDMGDVLIGRNSTGLCKSGCAAIVDSGTSLLTGPTAIITEINHKLGAPGIVSQACKTVVSQYGRWILDLLLKQTEPKKTCALVDLCPLGGSDGVSAGIRSVVEDDGGASEGVLLCKACELAVQWTMNQIAQNNTQDSILQYISELCDHIPNPMGESSVDCRKLESLPDVSFSIGGKQFVLKPEQYILKIGEGDATQCISGFSAMDVPRPRGPIWILGDIFMGAYHTVFDYGKMRVGFAEAA, translated from the exons ATGAGAACCGGCCGCGTCGCGCTCCAGCACCTACTCATCCTCTCCGCCGTGCTCATCCTTGGCACGCCCTCAGAGGGTCTGGTCCGCATCCCGCTGAAGAAGCTACCGTTGGTTCACGAGAACAGCCTCGTTGCCGGAGAGGATGCTCAGAGCCTCTTCGCACAGCGCCATGGCCTCGTCTTTAACAaggagccgcagccgcagccgcagccaaaGAGTGATATTGTTATATTGAAGAACTACTTGAACGCTCAGTACTACGGTGAGGTCGGCATCGGAACGCCGTCGCAGAACTTCACCGTCATCTTCGACACTGGCAGCTCCAACCTCTGGGTGCCCTCCTCCAAGTGCTACTTCTCG ATTGCATGCTACTTGCACAGGAGCTACAGGGCCAGACGGTCGAGCACGTACAAGAAGAAAG GAAAATGGGTATCAATTCATTACGGAACTGGTGCAATTGCTGGCTATATTAGCCAAGACAGTGTGCAAGTTGGTGGTGTAGTTGTGAAAAATCAG GATTTTATTGAAGCTGCCTTGGAACCAAGTATTTCTTTCATGCTTGGAAAATTCGACGGTATTCTTGGTCTTGGGTTTAAAGAAATCTCGGCCGGCGGTGCTGAACCTGTGTG GTATAACATGGTTAGCCAGGGTCTGGTTGGTAGCCCTGTTTTCTCATTCTGGTTCAACCGACATGCTGGTGAAGGGAAGGGAGGAGAAATAGTTTTTGGAGGAGTTGATCCTAATCATCACAAGGGAAGACATACCTATGTTCCAGTTACTAAGAAGGGATACTGGCAG TTTGATATGGGCGATGTTTTGATTGGAAGAAACTCCACAG GATTATGTAAATCTGgttgtgcagcaatagtagattcTGGAACTTCGTTGCTTACTGGCCCCACG GCGATAATTACTGAGATAAATCATAAACTTGGTGCACCTGGAATAGTGAGCCAAGCATGCAAGACCGTTGTTTCTCAGTATGGGCGGTGGATCCTAGATTTGCTGCTAAAGCAG ACGGAGCCAAAAAAGACATGTGCCTTAGTCGATTTATGTCCCCTTGGTGGATCTGATGGTGTAAG CGCTGGTATTCGAAGTGTCGTAGAAGATGATGGTGGGGCATCAGAGGGTGTTCTTTTGTGCAAGGCTTGCGAGCTGGCTGTTCAATGGACGATGAACCAAATTGCTCAGAATAACACTCAGGATTCTATATTGCAGTACATCAGTGAG CTATGTGACCATATTCCTAACCCTATGGGAGAGTCATCCGTGGACTGCAGAAAACTTGAATCCTTGCCTGACGTCTCTTTCTCCATCGGAGGCAAACAATTTGTGCTTAAACCAGAACAA TACATACTGAAGATCGGTGAGGGTGATGCTACCCAGTGCATCAGTGGATTCTCAGCTATGGACGTTCCTCGTCCCCGCGGTCCTATCTG GATCTTGGGCgatatatttatgggagcctaccACACTGTCTTTGACTATGGAAAAATGAGGGTTGGGTTTGCCGAGGCAGCATAG